In a single window of the Rhodamnia argentea isolate NSW1041297 chromosome 2, ASM2092103v1, whole genome shotgun sequence genome:
- the LOC115736117 gene encoding oligopeptide transporter 1-like: MAGFEANGSKSPENLQSSIEVSRTDDYNDCPIEEVRLTVSTEDDPSLPALTFRTWVLGLFSCVALAFVNQFFGYRSNQIYISSVAVQIVALPVGKLMAATLPSRQIQVPFTKWSFSLNPGPFNLKEHVLITIFANSGAGGVYAVHIVTMVKAFYHKGLHIIAAFMLSQTTQMLGYGWAGLFRKYLVDSPYMWWPSNLVQVSLFSALHEKEKRPKGGHTRLQFFIMIFIASFGYYLIPAYFVPSISAISIVCLIWTKSITAQQIGSGLHGLGLGSFGLDWSTVAGFLGSPLAYPGFAIVNVLVGFFLMVYVALPILYWTNTYEAKRFPIVSSHTFDSTGDNYNITRILNAQTFDIDMEAYNGYSKLYLSVMFAVTYGLSFATLSATISHVALFHGKTIVKMWKKTTETLHGQFGDVHTRIMKENYEAVPQWWFHIILVAMVALALWACEGFNHQLQLPWWGVLLACAMAFFFTLPIGIIAATTNTAPGLNVITELVIGYMYPGKPLANVAFKTYGYISMTQALTFLSDFKLGHYMKVPPKSMFVVQLVGTLVASSVYFSTAWWLLSSIDNICNTDLLPEGSPWTCPGDDVFYNASIIWGVVGPLRMFGPLGIYPEMNWFFLVGFLAPVPFWYLSRKFPNQKWIQYINLPIILGATQSMPPAKAVHYLTWGAVGMFFNFYIYKRFKGWWARYNYILSAGLDAGVAFLGVLLYFSLQQQDISGPQWWGLMNDDHCPLASCPTAPGVVKKGCPLIR, encoded by the exons atggCAGGTTTTGAGGCGAATGGTTCAAAGTCTCCTGAAAACCTGCAATCCTCCATCGAAGTCTCTC GAACCGATGATTACAATGACTGCCCGATTGAGGAGGTGCGCCTCACTGTTTCGACCGAGGACGACCCGTCGCTGCCCGCCTTGACGTTCAGGACATGGGTCCTTGGACTATTCTCTTGCGTTGCCCTGGCCTTCGTGAACCAATTCTTCGGCTACCGTTCGAACCAGATCTACATCTCCTCAGTTGCGGTACAGATTGTGGCGCTTCCCGTAGGAAAACTGATGGCTGCGACGCTCCCTTCGAGGCAGATCCAGGTCCCCTTCACGAAATGGTCCTTCTCGTTGAACCCGGGACCTTTCAATCTGAAAGAACATGTCCTGATCACCATATTCGCGAACTCGGGGGCGGGCGGAGTCTATGCAGTGCACATAGTCACGATGGTCAAGGCTTTCTATCACAAGGGTCTCCATATCATCGCGGCCTTCATGCTGTCACAGACTACTCAG ATGCTTGGGTATGGCTGGGCCGGCTTGTTCAGAAAATACCTGGTGGACTCTCCCTACATGTGGTGGCCCTCAAACCTCGTACAGGTCTCGCTCTTCAG CGCTTTGcatgagaaggaaaagagaCCCAAGGGAGGACATACAAGGCTCCAATTCTTCATAATGATCTTCATAGCAAGCTTTGGTTATTATCTGATTCCAGCCTACTTTGTCCCTTCGATATCTGCCATCTCCATTGTTTGCTTGATATGGACGAAGTCGATCACGGCCCAGCAAATCGGCTCCGGCCTCCACGGCCTCGGCTTGGGCTCGTTCGGCCTCGACTGGTCCACGGTCGCCGGATTCTTGGGCAGCCCCTTGGCCTACCCAGGCTTCGCCATCGTCAACGTCCTTGTCGGTTTCTTCTTGATGGTCTATGTTGCTCTCCCCATCCTGTATTGGACCAATACATACGAAGCCAAACGGTTCCCCATCGTATCCTCCCATACTTTCGACTCGACCGGCGACAACTACAACATTACTCGGATCCTCAATGCCCAGACTTTCGACATCGACATGGAGGCCTATAATGGTTATAGCAAACTTTACCTGAGCGTCATGTTTGCCGTCACTTATGGGTTGAGCTTCGCAACCTTGTCAGCTACGATTTCGCATGTCGCCCTTTTCCACGGAAA AACGATAGTGAAGATGTGGAAGAAGACAACAGAAACATTGCATGGTCAATTTGGAGATGTGCACACAAGGATCATGAAGGAGAACTATGAAGCCGTGCCTCAGTGGTGGTTTCACATAATCTTGGTCGCAATGGTGGCGCTCGCTCTGTGGGCGTGCGAAGGTTTCAACCACCAGCTCCAGTTGCCGTGGTGGGGAGTTCTGCTCGCGTGCGCGATGGCATTTTTCTTCACTTTACCTATTGGGATCATCGCCGCCACGACAAACACG GCGCCGGGGTTGAACGTGATCACGGAGTTGGTCATAGGGTATATGTATCCGGGGAAGCCTCTCGCTAATGTAGCATTCAAGACGTACGGGTACATCAGCATGACCCAAGCTCTCACGTTTCTGTCGGACTTCAAGTTAGGTCACTACATGAAGGTCCCTCCCAAATCAATGTTCGTCGTTCAG TTGGTGGGGACTCTTGTTGCGTCAAGTGTGTACTTCTCGACGGCATGGTGGCTTCTCAGCAGCATAGACAACATTTGCAACACAGACCTCCTACCGGAGGGAAGCCCTTGGACATGCCCTGGAGACGATGTCTTCTACAACGCTTCCATCATCTGGGGAGTGGTCGGGCCGCTCCGAATGTTCGGACCGCTCGGGATCTACCCGGAGATGAACTGGTTCTTCCTTGTCGGATTCCTTGCTCCGGTGCCCTTCTGGTACCTGTCGCGAAAATTCCCCAACCAGAAGTGGATCCAGTACATAAACCTGCCAATCATCCTAGGAGCTACACAGAGCATGCCACCAGCAAAAGCCGTGCACTATCTGACTTGGGGTGCGGTTGGGATGTTCTTCAACTTCTACATCTACAAAAGGTTCAAGGGGTGGTGGGCTCGGTACAACTACATCCTATCTGCTGGTCTGGATGCCGGCGTCGCCTTCCTGGGAGTGCTGCTCTATTTCTCCCTCCAACAGCAAGATATTAGCGGCCCGCAATGGTGGGGACTTATGAACGACGATCATTGCCCGTTGGCTTCTTGCCCTACAGCCCCTGGAGTCGTGAAGAAGGGCTGTCCGCTCATAAGATAA